GAACCAGGTGCGATCCCAAGAACCCTGTGCCGCCTGTCATGAGGACGTTCGATGACTGCTGTCGCCTGATCTGCTCCATGCGCGCTCCTTCGTTGTCGCAACGCCGACCTTGGAGGAGAGCAAACCTTAGGCCACGAGGGCTGCGCAATGGGCTCCCGATGTTTCAATCGGTTAGCAACGGCGATCGGAGGGCCTGACTCTTCTGTAGGAACCGGGGGGAAAGAATTTCCCGGACCAGACCGGCAAGAACGGACCGGATCGTTCTTGATGGAAGATCGCCTACGCCGCCGCTTCAAGCACGGCGTTCGGCACCACGCCAAGCCGGCCGGCATCCAGCACTTCCGTGATGCGCTTGATGGGCTTCGTGGCCTGCATCGAGAGATCCAGCGTCTTGGGCGGCACATTCGGCCCCGCGGTCGATTCGCGTATGACCACCACGACGGGATTTAAGGTTTGCGACTGATTCATGCGTGAGACGATCGCGACCTCGCCGGTATTGAGCTGCACACAGGACCCCACCGGGTAGATCCCGATGCACCGGATCAGCCGCTCGACGAAAGCCGCGTCCAAGAGACCGCGCCGCGTCATCTCGTAGAGCATCTGCAGGGCATGATGCGGGGTCACCGCCTTGCGATACGGACGGTCGCTCGTCAGCGCATCGTAGACATCCACGACGGCGGCAATCATCCCGAATTCCGAGAGTTCATGGCGCTTCTTGCCGAAAGGATAGCCGGACCCGTCGAGCCGCTCATGGTGTTCCAGAACCGGAAGCAGGACCGGAGGCTCGACCTTGACGAGACGGCTTAGATACTCGGCTCCCTGCTCCACGTGCCGTTTCACCAGCGCCAGATCGTCCCCTTCCAATCGACCCGGTCGATTCAGCAGCTCGGCGGACAACTGCATTTTTCCGACGTCGTGCAGCAACATGCCGAATGCGATCCGCTGCAGGTCGTCGCGGTTCATGCGCAGATTCCGACCCACGGCCAGGGCCAGCACGCAGGTGTTGACCGAATGGTAATAGGTGTACTCGTCGAAACTCTTCAACCGGACCAAGCTCGTCAGCGCATCCGGATTGCGAAGGACGCTGCCAACCAGCGAATCGACGGCCGTGACCACAGCTTCGGAGTTGAAGGCGCGCCCCATCTTGGCCTCGGCCATCGCCTGCTGGACGATCTGCTTGGTCTGGTGGTAGCCGGCTTTCGCAACTACCAACTCCTGCTCAAACGGCGTCGGAGCGAACTCGGCCGGCCCGCCGGCCAAGGCGGAGGTTCTCTCGCCCAAATCAGGATCGGAAACCGCGGCGGCGCCGCTTTTCCCGGAAACGACGACCGAGCCGGAGGGCGCCATCGTTCTGCCCGAGCCAGGCGGCGATGCGGTCCCGTTCCAGTAACATTCTTTCTGTCCCGTTTTGCCCGACCGGACAGCGCTGGGCGTATTCGGCGGCGCCTCGGAATGGGGCGTCGCGACAGACGAGGCGGCGGCCTCCTTGTCCCCAGCGCCCTTCGCCTCGGCCGTTTCATGTTCAGCCTCCTCAACTTCGATTTCGACGACCTGCACGCCGCAGGCCTTGACCATGTCGACATCCGCCTGCGTCGTCATCCTCATTCGATGGGAAACGAACGGGGTGGCATACCAAGGCTTGTCGAGGCCGGTGATTAACATACCCACAGACAGTTTATTGACAGGGATTTTTGTCTTCATCCCTCATCCTTTACATGAAAGACGAATGAGTCGCTGCACCCGCTTCTCTATCGGCCGGATGAGTTGGGGACTTGAGTGGCAGCTCGTTACCCGGACAGACCGGCTGGCGCGCAGGCGTGGCCCGGCTCGGTCGGCATCGTTGACGGCTCCGCCCACACCGGGAACCTGGTGGGAAGATCGTCGGACAGAATCAGTTGCTTGGCGAAGCGGGTGCGCTCGTTGACGACGACGGGACCGCGCAGATTCGCTGTGATGCCTCCCGGATCCGGCCCCCGAACCGTGACGATCACGAAGACCGCGGCGTCGGAAGGAGCCTGCAAGTCCAGATCGGCGAGATCCTGCGGTTGCAACAGGATGCGGTAGTCGCAAGGAAGATCGCCGGGGTCCATGATCACGAACGCCAGTTCGGGATCATCAACCGCCTGCAGCCATTTAAATGGGGCCGGCCGATCATGATCCAGGATCACGTATCGGGTGGCATGCGGAAACCCAATGATGCCGTCCGGCATCATCAACAGGATCCGCTCCTCAACTTCGATGTCGCCGAAACGGCCGGTCGTCACACGAATGGGCATTGGGCGATCCTTCTCCCGGCTGCGCCGGCATTGTAATTCCCACATGCGTCCTGCGCGGCAGTTTCGGCGTCAGCCGTTCCAGATCCAATGTCGTCAACGGATCAGCAGACGCGGCAAGCCGATTTTGCTCTCGAATACGCGAATACACTTCATCGCGGTGCACCGCGACGGACCGCGGCGCGTCGATCCCCAGGCGGACGATGCCCCCCTTGACGTGAAGCACGACGACTCGGATATCCGGGCCGATCGTAATCGCCTCGCCCACCTTGCGCGTCAACGCCAACACTGTTGCCATCCCTGGCTTAGCCCGCCTGATGAACCGTATCGGTTGGCTGAAGGCCTCGCTTGATTCGCCCGGCGTCTTATCGGAGGAAATTCAGCAGACTGGTCGTGAACATGCGGCTCAGCGTGGCGTTGGTCGCTTCAAGGGCCAGTTCGTGGCGGCTGAGATCCGAGATCGCCTCGGCCAGATCCGCGTCCTCATGATCGGAGATGGTCCTGGTGACCAGCTCGGTCGCGCGCGCGATCCATTCACCAGCGACATCCATCCGATTCACGAGCGCCCCGATCTGTCCCTGGGCATTGTTGACCTGGGCCATGGCTCGGTCCACGTCGCCGACCCCCGTCTCGATCCCCGCCTGGTTGTTCCCCTCCAACGATGCCAGGAGGTCCCGCAGGGAGTCGAACAGGTTGGCCGTGGGCCCCGAAAAGACCTGGCTGCCGGGCATGGTATCGTCGATGGTCTGCCCTTCTCCGACTTCCACCGCGTGCCGCTCGCCGTTGCCTTGATAGATGACGGTGTCTCCGGCCGTCAGGACATAGGGCGCGACGTCCGTCTTGGTCCCGGAAAAAATCCGCTGGCCGTTGAGTTCGGTGTTGGCCAACTGCATCAGATGGCGATGCAACTGTCTGACCTCTTGGGCGATCGTCACGCGCTGTTCCGCGGTCGTCGTGCCGCTCGCCGCCTGGACGGTGAGTTCCTTCACGCGGATCAACAGCGTGGTGACTTGCGTCAGCGTCCCGTCGGCGAGCTCCAGTCGTTGCCTGCCGAATGTGATATTCCGGCTCCACTGCTCGTTGCGGGACAACTCCGTCCGGCCGGCCAGAACCTGTCCGAACGAACTGGGGTCATCCGACGGCTTGAGCAGGCGCTTCTGCGAGGAAATCTGCTCCTGCGCGACGAGGATCCGGCTCCGAGTGCGCTGCATGTTTCCGAACAACGTATTGAACACTTGGCTGTCCGCCACTCTCATACGAAGTCTCCGTCACGAATCGCTGAAACTCTGACCGACGATCAGCGCTTCAAGGTCAGCAGCGTTTGCAACATTTCATCCGCCACGAGGATGACGCGCGAGGCGGCCTGAAACGCCCGCTGGGACTGGATCATCTGCACCAATTCTTCGTCGATCGAGACCCCGGAGATCTCCGCGCGCCTCGCCTCGAGGTGTTCGTGCACGATCTCTTGCGCGTCAAGATCACGTTGAGCTGATTGCGCGGCAGTTCCAATTGTTGTGACCGTTGAGTTAAAGTATTGATTGAATGTTTGACTGCCGAGCGTTGCGACAGACTGGCCCTGAAGCCCTGCAAGCGCGATCGCGTTCGCATTATTGCCCGGAACTCCGGCCGCGGTGCCAGACGCTGCGACCGCTCGCCCGTCCGTCAGCGTGACAGCCATGGTCCTGGCCGTCACTCCAGTCGGCGCAAAGAAGTCCTGTCCCGTCGATCCGTCAAGCCCGAATCCGGCCCGATGCTGCTGGTTGATCCGGGTCACCATCGCAGCCGCCAACGTGTCCAACGAACCCTGCGCCGCCGGAATATGCTGATCGCGCACGTCGAGGAGCCCTTTGAGGCGCCCCTCCCCGATCAACGAGGTGAGATCGACGGTCGCGCCACCGCTCCCGATGTAGCGGACGTCCAGCAGCCCGCTGTTGCCGGCGTCGGCCACGCCGGCCAACTGGTAGGCCCGCTCCCGATCCACCAACAAGTGGCCTTTCCCGACAAACACGGTGACCTGCCCCGTGCCGTCCTCGATGGTCGAGATCCCGATCTGCTCGGAGAGGACGCCGAGCAGTTGTCGTCGCTGGTCGCGGAGATCGTTGGCCTGCTGCCCTCGACTCTCGGCGAGACTGATCTCCTGGTTGAGGCCGGCAATTTTTGCCGCCAATCCATTGATGTCCGTGATCGTCTGATCGACCTCCGCGTCGATGCCTTGGCGCTGGCGGTCCAGATCGGTCGCCATCCGGCTGAAATGCAGCGCCAGCGTGTTGGCGCGGCTGAGCAACACGGTCCTGGCCGTGAGATCGGCTGGGTTGGTCGAGACGTCCTGCCAGGCCCTGAAAAATTCGTTGATGGCGGCCCCCAGCCCCTGCTCGCCGGACGTCCCTACACTGTCCTGGATGCGCAGCAGCCAACTCCGCGCGGCGTCGAATGTCCCGAGCGCGCTGCCGGACCGGCGCAGCGAGTCCTCCACCACTCGGTCAATCTGTTGGCGAATTTCCGCGACCTGAACGCCCGACCCGACCTGACCCGGCTGATCATTCAGCGGGCGATTCTCCTGGAGTATCGCTTCCTGCCGGCTGTATCCGGGCGTGTTCACGTTGGCGATATTGTGCCCGGTGACCATGGTTCGCCGCTGGGCGGCGGAGAGGGCGCTTTTTCCGATGTCGAATAGGCTCGTCAGGTTCATCGTTAGCCTTTGTGGGCGACGACACGGGCTGTAGAGACAGCCGGCTTGCGAACTCCGGAAGCCGAATAGAGAGACAGCTCCCCGCCGTCTTGCCACAATCGGAGAGCATTCTCCGCATGCTCCCGTAACCCCGACAGGGCTAGATGATTGATTGCCATTCCGCCGCGCACCTCTTCCACCAAATCCGTCAAGCGCCAGCCAGCCGCATGCAGACGGTCTCCGATCTGCCCGCCCAATCGATCGGCCAACCTCCGCAGACCTTCTTGGCCAAGCCGGAATCCTTGCTCCTGAGCAAGCCGGTCCGCGAGTTGAGCGCGCCGGATTTCCAACTGTTCGAGTTGATGGACCGTATGGAGCCGGCGCTGCGCAATGCCGTCCAGCGAGAAGATCGAGCATCGACTTAAGGCTCGCCGTTCCTCCTGGACCAGATCCGCCAGCACTTCAAGCTCGGTAATTTCCTGATCCAACAAACTGAGCAACATCATGATGGATTCGTTCGCGGACGCGCAGGGCATGGCTCATTCCATCAAGGACCGTGAACCGGCGGAACCAGAAATTACAGGACGCTGTCGATTAAGGTGTGGCGAATGAGGCGGTCGGCCACGGCCCGACCTCGAACGTCATAGGTCCCGGTCTCCACCGCCTGCTTTAGCTCAGCAAGCCGCTGCTCGCGGGCCGGATCAGCGGTTCTGACAAGCTCACCGACCTGACGCATCTCCTTCGCCGCATTGGAAATTTCCACCCGGTCTCCTAAGGAGGGAGCCGCTTTGAGCTTTTTGCCGGCAGGACGATCGGCTTCCTGCACGCCCAGCAGCAGCTTGCCGAGATCATCGATACGGCCATGTCTGGAAATTTCCATGGAACACCCCCATACCAACCTTTGGTTCAACCGCCCGCTCTTTCTCGCTGTATTGCATGAGGCGGGCGGAGAAGCACATTTGGTGCTTCTCTGGCTTGGTTATGCTTCCCCCTAGATGGCTTCATTGCCCCGCCGGAGAAACGCCTCCTCTATCTTGCCAGCGTTTGAGGCGGCGAGTGGGGTTGGTCGGCTTCCCGCTCCGGCCGCGCTGGTTGCCCATTGTGTATATCGGCTGCCGGGATCTCAAACTTGAGAGGGCTTCCGCTCGTTTGAGTGGAACCAGCCGGATTCAGCATCTGCTCCAAGGATCGCGCTAATCCCAACCCTCCGGCTTCGGCGGCCAGTCGCCCGATTTCGGCGTCGTATAACGAATACCAAGTCTGAGCCGACTTGCTTTCGAAGGGACCGGCCGGCACGGTCTGCCGCATGACCGTCAGAAGATGCGAGATGAAATACCCCTCGAATTGCTGAGCCGCCTCCTTGGGACTGATTGAACCGGCGGATAACCGCGCCGCTAAACCACTGTCCACTGTCGGCTGGGACGAAAGCAGAAACTCGGGGGACAACGCCATCGGAGAACCTTGGGACCCGTCCATCTCGACCCTCCATACCAACCTTCGTTGAACCGCGGGCTATTTATCGTCTCTTGGAATATGGCGCCCGCGGAGAAACACCTCAAGTGAT
The DNA window shown above is from Nitrospira tepida and carries:
- the flgM gene encoding flagellar biosynthesis anti-sigma factor FlgM; its protein translation is MEISRHGRIDDLGKLLLGVQEADRPAGKKLKAAPSLGDRVEISNAAKEMRQVGELVRTADPAREQRLAELKQAVETGTYDVRGRAVADRLIRHTLIDSVL
- the flgN gene encoding flagellar export chaperone FlgN, giving the protein MPCASANESIMMLLSLLDQEITELEVLADLVQEERRALSRCSIFSLDGIAQRRLHTVHQLEQLEIRRAQLADRLAQEQGFRLGQEGLRRLADRLGGQIGDRLHAAGWRLTDLVEEVRGGMAINHLALSGLREHAENALRLWQDGGELSLYSASGVRKPAVSTARVVAHKG
- the csrA gene encoding carbon storage regulator CsrA; its protein translation is MATVLALTRKVGEAITIGPDIRVVVLHVKGGIVRLGIDAPRSVAVHRDEVYSRIREQNRLAASADPLTTLDLERLTPKLPRRTHVGITMPAQPGEGSPNAHSCDDRPFRRHRS
- the flgL gene encoding flagellar hook-associated protein FlgL encodes the protein MRVADSQVFNTLFGNMQRTRSRILVAQEQISSQKRLLKPSDDPSSFGQVLAGRTELSRNEQWSRNITFGRQRLELADGTLTQVTTLLIRVKELTVQAASGTTTAEQRVTIAQEVRQLHRHLMQLANTELNGQRIFSGTKTDVAPYVLTAGDTVIYQGNGERHAVEVGEGQTIDDTMPGSQVFSGPTANLFDSLRDLLASLEGNNQAGIETGVGDVDRAMAQVNNAQGQIGALVNRMDVAGEWIARATELVTRTISDHEDADLAEAISDLSRHELALEATNATLSRMFTTSLLNFLR
- a CDS encoding rod-binding protein, whose translation is MDGSQGSPMALSPEFLLSSQPTVDSGLAARLSAGSISPKEAAQQFEGYFISHLLTVMRQTVPAGPFESKSAQTWYSLYDAEIGRLAAEAGGLGLARSLEQMLNPAGSTQTSGSPLKFEIPAADIHNGQPARPEREADQPHSPPQTLAR
- the fliW gene encoding flagellar assembly protein FliW; its protein translation is MPIRVTTGRFGDIEVEERILLMMPDGIIGFPHATRYVILDHDRPAPFKWLQAVDDPELAFVIMDPGDLPCDYRILLQPQDLADLDLQAPSDAAVFVIVTVRGPDPGGITANLRGPVVVNERTRFAKQLILSDDLPTRFPVWAEPSTMPTEPGHACAPAGLSG
- a CDS encoding HD-GYP domain-containing protein, coding for MKTKIPVNKLSVGMLITGLDKPWYATPFVSHRMRMTTQADVDMVKACGVQVVEIEVEEAEHETAEAKGAGDKEAAASSVATPHSEAPPNTPSAVRSGKTGQKECYWNGTASPPGSGRTMAPSGSVVVSGKSGAAAVSDPDLGERTSALAGGPAEFAPTPFEQELVVAKAGYHQTKQIVQQAMAEAKMGRAFNSEAVVTAVDSLVGSVLRNPDALTSLVRLKSFDEYTYYHSVNTCVLALAVGRNLRMNRDDLQRIAFGMLLHDVGKMQLSAELLNRPGRLEGDDLALVKRHVEQGAEYLSRLVKVEPPVLLPVLEHHERLDGSGYPFGKKRHELSEFGMIAAVVDVYDALTSDRPYRKAVTPHHALQMLYEMTRRGLLDAAFVERLIRCIGIYPVGSCVQLNTGEVAIVSRMNQSQTLNPVVVVIRESTAGPNVPPKTLDLSMQATKPIKRITEVLDAGRLGVVPNAVLEAAA
- the flgK gene encoding flagellar hook-associated protein FlgK, translated to MNLTSLFDIGKSALSAAQRRTMVTGHNIANVNTPGYSRQEAILQENRPLNDQPGQVGSGVQVAEIRQQIDRVVEDSLRRSGSALGTFDAARSWLLRIQDSVGTSGEQGLGAAINEFFRAWQDVSTNPADLTARTVLLSRANTLALHFSRMATDLDRQRQGIDAEVDQTITDINGLAAKIAGLNQEISLAESRGQQANDLRDQRRQLLGVLSEQIGISTIEDGTGQVTVFVGKGHLLVDRERAYQLAGVADAGNSGLLDVRYIGSGGATVDLTSLIGEGRLKGLLDVRDQHIPAAQGSLDTLAAAMVTRINQQHRAGFGLDGSTGQDFFAPTGVTARTMAVTLTDGRAVAASGTAAGVPGNNANAIALAGLQGQSVATLGSQTFNQYFNSTVTTIGTAAQSAQRDLDAQEIVHEHLEARRAEISGVSIDEELVQMIQSQRAFQAASRVILVADEMLQTLLTLKR